From the genome of Segatella hominis, one region includes:
- a CDS encoding VCBS domain-containing protein, which yields MKRIILLSMMVMLTIASFGRKHIEKATVVADTIFYAENMSNVANANQASYYRLLMTTGSGINKKDVFKDYYMNGNLRAEGGYSFIDLGNDRNTVFNGDVTTYYKNGKEKWHGKYVNGKREGYFTLQLREGGVAVVQFKNGKSVNNYFTVTQKDGTIEKKPLSEIRAFM from the coding sequence ATGAAACGAATAATATTACTCTCTATGATGGTGATGCTGACCATTGCAAGCTTTGGTCGCAAGCACATCGAAAAAGCTACTGTTGTTGCAGATACCATTTTCTATGCAGAAAATATGAGCAACGTGGCAAATGCTAATCAGGCTAGTTACTACAGACTCCTTATGACCACCGGTTCTGGCATCAATAAGAAGGATGTTTTCAAGGATTACTATATGAATGGTAATTTGAGAGCTGAAGGTGGATATAGCTTCATCGATTTAGGAAATGATAGAAATACTGTCTTCAATGGTGATGTGACCACTTACTATAAGAATGGTAAGGAAAAATGGCACGGCAAGTATGTAAATGGCAAGCGTGAAGGTTACTTTACACTGCAGCTTCGCGAAGGTGGTGTGGCAGTTGTACAGTTCAAGAACGGTAAATCTGTTAATAATTACTTCACTGTAACTCAAAAGGATGGCACAATTGAGAAGAAACCTCTCTCTGAGATTCGTGCTTTCATGTAA
- a CDS encoding exodeoxyribonuclease III, whose protein sequence is MLKFISWNVNGLRACVGKDFENQFKELDADFFCLQETKMQEGQLDLTFEGYNSYWNYAEKKGYSGTAIYTKHHPLSVSYGMGVEEHDHEGRVITLEYEKFYLITVYTPNSQTELRRLDYRMTWEADFRKFLKNLDAKKPVIVCGDMNVAHEEIDIKNPKGNRKNAGFTDEEREKMTELLNDGFTDTFRYKYPEQVTYSWWSYRFKAREKNAGWRIDYFLVSDRLQANIADAKIHTAIMGSDHCPVELDLDI, encoded by the coding sequence ATGTTAAAGTTTATATCATGGAATGTCAATGGCTTGCGAGCATGCGTAGGTAAAGACTTTGAAAACCAGTTCAAAGAATTGGATGCAGATTTTTTCTGCCTGCAGGAAACCAAGATGCAAGAAGGTCAGCTCGACCTAACGTTTGAAGGCTACAACAGTTACTGGAACTATGCTGAGAAAAAAGGCTATTCTGGAACAGCTATCTATACCAAACATCACCCATTAAGCGTAAGCTATGGTATGGGAGTGGAAGAGCACGACCATGAAGGAAGAGTTATCACACTGGAATATGAGAAATTCTACCTCATCACAGTTTATACTCCTAACTCACAAACGGAACTGCGCCGCCTGGACTATCGTATGACATGGGAAGCAGACTTCCGTAAATTTCTCAAGAATTTAGACGCCAAGAAACCAGTTATCGTGTGTGGTGACATGAACGTGGCACACGAAGAAATAGATATTAAGAATCCGAAAGGCAACCGCAAAAACGCAGGCTTTACGGATGAGGAAAGAGAAAAGATGACCGAATTGCTGAATGACGGTTTCACAGACACATTCCGATACAAATATCCTGAGCAGGTTACCTACTCCTGGTGGTCATACAGATTTAAGGCAAGAGAAAAAAACGCCGGTTGGCGTATTGATTATTTCCTCGTATCAGACAGGCTTCAGGCAAACATCGCTGACGCCAAGATACACACAGCCATCATGGGAAGTGATCATTGTCCGGTAGAACTTGATCTGGACATTTAA
- the folE gene encoding GTP cyclohydrolase I FolE — protein MNPETEFREGLDELAAHYKEILNLLGEDPEREGLLKTPMRVAKAMQILTRGYSQDPRKVLTDALFEETYNQMVIVKDIDFFSMCEHHILPFYGKVHVAYIPNGKITGLSKIARVVDIYSHRLQVQERLTQQIKDCIQETLNPQGVMVVIEAKHMCMQMRGVEKQNSITTTSDYSGVFNSLNTRQEFMNLLRGESKRI, from the coding sequence ATGAATCCAGAAACAGAATTTCGCGAGGGCTTGGATGAACTCGCAGCACATTACAAAGAAATCCTCAACCTGCTTGGTGAAGATCCTGAAAGAGAAGGTCTATTGAAAACTCCTATGCGCGTAGCTAAGGCTATGCAGATATTGACCCGCGGATACAGTCAGGATCCCCGTAAAGTATTGACTGATGCACTCTTTGAGGAAACATACAACCAGATGGTGATCGTTAAGGACATTGATTTCTTCTCTATGTGCGAACATCATATTCTTCCATTCTATGGAAAAGTACATGTAGCTTATATTCCAAATGGCAAAATTACCGGATTGAGCAAGATTGCACGTGTAGTGGATATCTATAGCCACCGACTTCAGGTACAAGAGAGACTTACCCAGCAAATCAAGGACTGCATCCAGGAAACACTCAATCCACAAGGTGTCATGGTGGTCATTGAAGCCAAACACATGTGTATGCAGATGAGAGGTGTGGAAAAACAGAACTCCATCACTACTACAAGTGATTATAGCGGTGTATTCAATTCTCTCAATACACGACAGGAGTTCATGAACCTGCTCCGTGGAGAAAGCAAAAGAATCTAA
- a CDS encoding SPOR domain-containing protein: MKQFVLLFTIMLGITVSSNGQTYLEHLQKKTPGLGTVTVTQSKAIDELINGKKIPQDDKTIPTTTPTKHNTPDNQKKTSENQKKTLPDSVKKAEHHEAGNEKTVSHESPNRKTNTEKEENETPIVDMRKKVMRGSYKVTGYRVQAFAGGNSRNDRLKAEQTGNAIKMKFPDQPVYVHFYSPRWICRIGNFRSLVEAKKMLAKIRAMGYRQACLVKGKITVQY; the protein is encoded by the coding sequence ATGAAACAATTCGTCCTACTTTTTACTATCATGCTCGGAATCACTGTTTCGAGTAATGGTCAGACCTATCTGGAGCACTTGCAAAAGAAGACACCAGGATTAGGTACTGTCACTGTGACCCAAAGCAAGGCTATAGACGAATTAATCAATGGGAAAAAGATACCACAAGACGACAAAACTATCCCAACAACAACCCCAACAAAACACAATACTCCTGACAACCAGAAGAAAACTTCTGAGAATCAGAAGAAAACACTCCCAGACTCTGTAAAAAAGGCAGAGCACCACGAAGCTGGCAATGAAAAGACAGTTTCACACGAAAGTCCGAACAGAAAGACAAACACAGAAAAAGAAGAAAATGAGACACCTATAGTGGACATGCGCAAGAAAGTGATGCGTGGCAGCTACAAGGTTACAGGATATAGAGTACAGGCTTTTGCTGGCGGCAACTCACGCAACGACCGTCTCAAGGCAGAACAGACAGGAAATGCCATCAAGATGAAATTTCCAGACCAGCCTGTATATGTACACTTTTATTCACCTCGCTGGATTTGCAGAATCGGTAACTTCCGCTCTTTAGTAGAAGCTAAGAAGATGTTAGCTAAAATCCGAGCTATGGGCTACCGACAAGCTTGTCTTGTGAAGGGAAAAATAACCGTTCAATATTAG
- a CDS encoding BT_3928 family protein, with translation MKKLTVNLGRLIVAVTFIFSGYVKAIDPLGTQYKITDYLQPLGLSGIVPDWMTLTASVALSTLEFSIGIFLLFAIRRRLTTKISLLFMVVMTLITTWIAIANPVKDCGCFGDAIKLTNFETLGKNIILLAISILLWRFPLQMVRFISKPTQWIVINYTILFSVALSTWSLWSLPLFDFRPYHIGANIEKGMEIPEGAKQPQFETTFILEKNGEQKEFTIDNYPDSTWKFIDSKTIQTEEGYVPPIHDFSIEDTKNGEDITQEVLHDKGYSFLLISPNLAMADDSNFGTIDQIYEYAEDHGYRFICLTASTEKEIAKWQNITGAEYPFYTTDATTLKTMIRSNPGLMLLHNGTIIQKWSHNELPAEDLLTKPLEKSEYGKLPAEGMARKILQTVLWFLLPLVLLTIADRLWAWSTWLREKEDTNKILSTFKKKKKMRKKIVAGNWKMNMNLQDGVALAKEINEALVADKPNCDVVICTPFIHLASVAQVLNSEVVGLGAENCADKAKGAFTGEVSAEMVKSTGAQYVILGHSERRQYYGETAEILKEKVELALANGLKVIFCCGETLEEREAEKQNEVVKAELEGSVFHLSADAWKNIILAYEPIWAIGTGKTATSDQAEEMLAYIRSIVAEKYGNEAAEETSILYGGSCKASNAPELFAKPNIDGGLIGGASLKAADFKGIIDAWKK, from the coding sequence ATCAAGAAGTTGACAGTCAACTTAGGAAGATTGATTGTAGCAGTGACCTTCATTTTCTCAGGATATGTGAAGGCCATAGACCCATTGGGCACTCAATATAAGATTACGGACTATCTCCAACCGCTTGGTTTATCTGGTATCGTACCAGACTGGATGACGCTGACCGCTTCTGTTGCTCTTTCCACATTGGAGTTTTCTATTGGCATTTTCTTATTATTTGCCATACGCAGGCGTCTCACTACCAAAATTTCACTTTTATTCATGGTGGTGATGACACTCATCACTACGTGGATAGCCATCGCAAATCCTGTCAAGGACTGCGGTTGTTTCGGCGACGCTATTAAATTGACCAATTTTGAGACCTTAGGTAAGAACATCATACTCTTGGCAATCTCCATCTTACTCTGGAGATTCCCACTGCAGATGGTCAGGTTTATCTCCAAGCCGACACAGTGGATAGTCATCAATTATACCATACTCTTTTCTGTGGCCCTAAGTACCTGGAGTCTCTGGAGTTTGCCGCTCTTTGATTTCCGCCCATACCACATCGGTGCAAACATCGAGAAAGGCATGGAAATACCAGAAGGTGCCAAGCAGCCACAGTTTGAAACAACCTTTATCTTGGAGAAGAATGGCGAACAGAAAGAATTTACCATTGATAACTATCCGGACTCCACATGGAAGTTTATCGATTCCAAGACCATACAAACCGAAGAAGGTTACGTACCTCCTATCCATGATTTCAGCATAGAAGATACTAAAAACGGGGAAGACATCACACAGGAAGTTCTCCATGACAAGGGATACTCTTTCCTGCTCATCTCGCCCAACCTGGCTATGGCAGACGATTCGAACTTTGGTACGATAGACCAGATCTACGAATATGCAGAAGACCACGGCTACCGATTCATCTGTCTGACAGCAAGTACAGAAAAGGAAATCGCCAAGTGGCAAAACATCACGGGAGCAGAATACCCATTCTACACCACTGATGCCACTACGCTCAAGACAATGATCAGGAGTAATCCGGGACTGATGCTGCTACACAACGGTACCATCATCCAGAAATGGAGCCATAATGAATTACCAGCAGAAGATTTGCTCACCAAACCTTTAGAGAAAAGCGAATATGGAAAATTACCAGCAGAAGGAATGGCAAGGAAAATTCTGCAAACCGTACTCTGGTTCCTACTGCCACTGGTATTGCTCACCATTGCAGACCGCCTATGGGCATGGTCAACCTGGTTAAGAGAAAAAGAAGATACAAATAAAATATTATCAACTTTTAAAAAGAAAAAGAAAATGAGAAAGAAAATTGTAGCAGGTAACTGGAAAATGAACATGAACCTGCAAGACGGTGTTGCTCTCGCAAAGGAAATCAACGAGGCATTGGTAGCAGACAAACCAAACTGTGATGTTGTAATCTGCACTCCATTCATCCACTTGGCTTCTGTAGCTCAGGTATTGAATTCTGAGGTAGTAGGTCTCGGTGCTGAGAACTGCGCTGACAAGGCTAAGGGTGCTTTCACTGGTGAGGTTTCAGCTGAGATGGTAAAGAGCACAGGTGCTCAGTATGTTATCCTCGGTCACTCAGAGCGTCGTCAGTACTATGGCGAGACAGCAGAGATCCTGAAGGAGAAGGTAGAGTTGGCTTTGGCTAACGGTTTGAAGGTTATCTTCTGCTGCGGTGAGACTCTCGAGGAGCGTGAGGCAGAGAAGCAGAACGAGGTTGTTAAGGCAGAGTTGGAAGGTTCTGTATTCCACTTGAGCGCTGACGCTTGGAAGAATATCATCCTTGCTTACGAGCCAATCTGGGCTATCGGTACAGGTAAGACTGCTACTTCAGACCAGGCTGAGGAAATGTTGGCATACATCCGCTCTATCGTAGCTGAGAAGTATGGCAATGAGGCTGCTGAGGAGACATCTATCCTCTATGGTGGTAGCTGCAAGGCAAGCAATGCTCCTGAGCTTTTCGCTAAGCCAAACATCGACGGTGGCTTGATTGGTGGTGCTTCTTTGAAGGCTGCTGATTTCAAGGGTATCATCGACGCTTGGAAGAAGTAA
- a CDS encoding DUF1599 domain-containing protein, whose protein sequence is MADLSKTEQQFKDVMVECRTLFQKKLHDYGASWRILRPSSLTDQLYIKAKRIRSLEIKKESLVGEGIRPEFIALINYGIVGIIQLEKGFVDEVDMTADEAMELYDQHAKEALELMLKKNHDYDEAWRSMRVSSYTDFILTKIQRVKEIEDIHGATLVSEGIDANYMDIINYSVFGAIKLKEQEKE, encoded by the coding sequence ATGGCAGATTTATCAAAAACAGAACAGCAGTTTAAGGACGTAATGGTAGAGTGTCGCACCCTTTTCCAAAAGAAGTTGCATGATTATGGAGCTTCTTGGAGAATCTTGCGCCCATCTTCCCTTACCGACCAACTATACATCAAGGCTAAACGCATCCGCTCGCTTGAAATCAAGAAAGAATCCTTGGTAGGCGAAGGTATTCGCCCGGAGTTCATCGCCCTTATCAATTATGGTATCGTAGGAATCATACAATTGGAAAAAGGGTTTGTAGATGAGGTGGATATGACTGCCGATGAAGCAATGGAGCTCTATGACCAGCATGCCAAGGAAGCTTTGGAATTGATGCTGAAGAAGAATCACGACTATGATGAAGCGTGGCGATCTATGAGAGTAAGCAGCTATACTGATTTTATTCTCACCAAGATACAACGCGTGAAAGAAATCGAAGATATTCATGGTGCAACTTTAGTTTCAGAAGGTATCGATGCCAATTATATGGACATCATCAACTATTCCGTTTTCGGTGCTATCAAACTGAAAGAGCAGGAAAAAGAATAA
- a CDS encoding CCA tRNA nucleotidyltransferase — MRNLSNAELAQILDKDIFHKISDAADSLHLECYVVGGYVRDLFLERPSNDIDVVVVGSGIQVASELKKMLGKKAHLSVFRNFGTAQVKYKDTEVEFVGARKESYQRDSRKPIVEDGTLEDDQNRRDFTINAMAVCLNKERFGELVDPFDGVYDMEDGIIATPLDPDITFSDDPLRMMRCVRFATQLNFQIEPETYEALKRNADRLKIISGERIADELNKIMLAKHPSSGFYYLKDTGLLELIIPELCALDKVETRNGRAHKNNYEHTMEVLENVCKHSDNLWLRWAALLHDIGKPKSKRWDNSIGWTFHNHNNIGAKMIPSMFRRMKLPMDAKMKYVQKLVELHMRPIVIADEEVTDSAVRRLMNDAGDDIDDLMTLCEADITSKNHVRKQRFLDNFKMVREKLVDLKERDYKRLLQPCIDGNEIMEIFHLNPCREVGLLKQALKDAVLDNKVQNEREPLMELLMKKAADMGLNV, encoded by the coding sequence ATGAGAAATTTATCCAATGCCGAACTGGCGCAAATATTAGACAAAGATATATTCCATAAGATTTCTGATGCAGCAGATTCGTTGCATCTGGAGTGTTATGTGGTAGGCGGTTATGTACGTGATCTCTTTCTGGAGCGTCCTTCCAACGATATTGATGTCGTAGTGGTGGGAAGTGGTATCCAGGTTGCTTCTGAATTGAAAAAGATGCTTGGCAAAAAGGCGCATCTTTCTGTGTTCCGTAATTTTGGTACTGCACAGGTGAAGTATAAAGATACAGAGGTGGAGTTCGTGGGAGCCCGTAAGGAAAGCTATCAGCGTGATTCTCGTAAACCGATTGTGGAGGACGGAACATTAGAGGATGATCAGAATAGGCGTGATTTTACCATCAATGCCATGGCTGTTTGTCTGAATAAAGAAAGATTTGGCGAATTGGTAGATCCTTTTGATGGTGTATATGATATGGAAGATGGCATCATTGCTACACCACTGGATCCAGATATTACTTTTTCCGACGATCCGCTTCGTATGATGCGTTGTGTCCGTTTTGCTACCCAGCTTAATTTTCAGATAGAGCCGGAAACTTATGAGGCTTTGAAGCGAAATGCCGACCGTCTGAAGATTATCAGCGGCGAACGCATTGCTGATGAATTGAATAAGATTATGCTCGCTAAGCATCCAAGTTCCGGTTTCTATTATTTGAAGGATACGGGGTTGCTCGAATTGATTATTCCTGAACTGTGTGCACTTGATAAGGTGGAAACCCGCAACGGGCGTGCTCATAAAAACAACTATGAGCATACAATGGAGGTTCTGGAGAATGTATGCAAACATTCTGATAATCTCTGGCTTCGCTGGGCTGCTCTGCTGCATGATATAGGAAAACCTAAGAGTAAGCGTTGGGACAACAGTATTGGTTGGACTTTCCATAACCATAATAATATAGGAGCTAAGATGATTCCTTCTATGTTCCGCAGGATGAAGTTGCCTATGGATGCCAAGATGAAATACGTGCAGAAACTCGTAGAACTCCACATGCGTCCTATCGTGATAGCTGATGAGGAGGTGACAGACAGTGCTGTACGTCGCCTGATGAATGATGCTGGAGATGATATCGATGATCTGATGACGCTCTGTGAAGCTGATATTACCAGCAAGAACCATGTACGTAAGCAGAGATTCCTCGATAATTTCAAAATGGTGCGTGAGAAACTTGTTGATCTGAAGGAAAGAGACTACAAACGTTTGCTCCAGCCATGTATCGATGGTAACGAAATCATGGAGATTTTCCATCTGAATCCTTGCCGTGAGGTAGGACTTCTCAAACAGGCTTTGAAAGATGCGGTACTTGATAATAAGGTGCAGAACGAGCGGGAACCTTTGATGGAATTGCTCATGAAAAAGGCTGCAGATATGGGGTTGAATGTATAA
- a CDS encoding efflux RND transporter periplasmic adaptor subunit, which yields MKIKNVLFVAAVCVLATLTSCGGSKKGGLPDFGDDEFAVATIGTSSAALQTTYPATIKGIQDVEVRPKVSGFITKVFVHEGQTVSAGQALFSIDSETYQAAVRSAAAAVNTAKAQANTAKLTYQNNKKLYDSKIIGEYELSTAANSYATAKAQVAQAEAALASAREQLTWCTVTSPSAGVVGSLPFKVGALVSASGQALTTVSNISTMEVFFSLSESQILSMSKTNGSVQAAIAAFPAVKLQLADGSIYNHPGKVVKMSGVIDATSGSISLIAHFANPEKLLKSGGAGSIVVPNDHNSAIVIPQEACSQVQDKIFVYIVTKDNKVKYSEIKVNPQDDGKNYIVTSGLHVGDRIVLKGITKLTDGQQIKPITLERYNQKIAEATKLSESQDNAHAFATAMGGKK from the coding sequence ATGAAAATTAAAAACGTTTTGTTTGTTGCAGCAGTTTGTGTGCTGGCAACTTTGACATCATGTGGTGGAAGTAAGAAGGGCGGTCTGCCAGACTTCGGCGACGACGAGTTTGCCGTGGCTACTATCGGTACTTCCAGTGCAGCATTGCAGACTACCTATCCTGCTACCATCAAGGGTATTCAGGATGTAGAGGTGCGTCCAAAGGTTTCTGGCTTCATTACAAAGGTTTTTGTACATGAGGGTCAGACTGTATCTGCAGGTCAGGCTTTGTTCTCTATTGATAGCGAGACTTATCAGGCTGCTGTCCGTTCTGCTGCTGCTGCAGTAAACACTGCTAAGGCACAGGCAAATACAGCTAAGTTGACTTACCAGAATAACAAGAAGTTGTATGATAGCAAGATCATCGGTGAATATGAACTTTCTACAGCAGCTAACAGCTATGCAACCGCTAAGGCTCAGGTAGCTCAGGCAGAGGCTGCTCTGGCTTCAGCCCGCGAGCAGTTGACTTGGTGTACTGTTACCAGCCCTTCTGCAGGTGTTGTAGGTAGCCTTCCTTTCAAGGTAGGTGCTTTGGTTAGCGCTTCTGGCCAGGCTTTGACTACCGTTTCCAACATCAGCACCATGGAGGTATTCTTCTCACTCTCTGAGTCTCAGATCTTGAGCATGTCTAAGACCAATGGTAGTGTTCAGGCAGCCATCGCAGCGTTCCCTGCTGTTAAGTTGCAGTTGGCAGACGGTTCTATCTATAATCACCCAGGTAAGGTAGTCAAGATGAGTGGTGTCATCGATGCTACTTCCGGTTCTATCTCTCTCATCGCTCACTTCGCTAACCCGGAGAAGTTGCTGAAGAGTGGTGGTGCAGGTTCTATCGTGGTTCCTAACGATCATAACAGCGCTATCGTCATCCCTCAGGAGGCTTGCTCTCAGGTTCAGGATAAGATCTTCGTTTACATTGTAACCAAGGATAACAAGGTGAAGTATTCTGAGATCAAGGTAAATCCACAGGATGACGGCAAGAACTATATCGTAACTTCTGGTCTCCATGTAGGCGACCGCATCGTCTTGAAGGGTATCACCAAGTTGACCGATGGTCAGCAGATTAAGCCTATCACTTTGGAGCGCTACAATCAGAAGATTGCTGAGGCTACCAAGTTGAGTGAGTCTCAGGACAATGCTCATGCATTCGCTACAGCTATGGGCGGCAAGAAGTAA